A window of Oncorhynchus nerka isolate Pitt River linkage group LG4, Oner_Uvic_2.0, whole genome shotgun sequence contains these coding sequences:
- the LOC115124408 gene encoding apelin receptor B-like — protein MNFLHTDLDQVSNCLINVIDPLINIILPDKIIYIFKEEKDTLRRMEKWTTPEYYDYDYEEQENSTMCDYSEWKPSYSVIPVLYMLIFILGLSGNGVVIFTVWRAQAKRRSADIYIGNLAMADLTFVLTLPLWAVYTALGYHWPFGVALCKISSYVVLLNMYASVFCLTAMSFDRYLAIVHSLSSTQLRTRGHMQASLTAIWLLSGLLAAPTLIFRTTKDDESSDLISCGMDFSLVLGGGNQTISQSNELKQKESMWIAGLSISSSALGFLLPFLAMMVCYCFIGCTVTRHFNSLRKEDQRKRRLLKIITTLVVVFAACWMPFHVLKSADALSYLNLAPNTCAFLRFLLLAHPYATCLAYVNSCLNPFLYAFFDLRFRSQCLCLLNLKKAMHTSPGSSMSSQKTEAQSLATKV, from the coding sequence ATGAACTTCTTGCACACGGATTTGGACCAAGTTTCTAATTGCCTCATCAACGTTATTGATCCATTGATCAACATTATTTTACCTGATAAAATAATATACATTTTTAAAGAAGAAAAGGATACTCTAAGAAGAATGGAGAAGTGGACAACCCCTGAATACTATGACTATGATTATGAAGAGCAGGAGAACAGCACCATGTGTGACTACTCTGAGTGGAAGCCTTCCTACTCAGTCATCCCAGTCCTCTACATGCTCATCTTCATCCTGGGTCTCTCTGGCAACGGTGTGGTCATCTTCACTGTGTGGAGGGCTCAGGCCAAGCGCCGGTCAGCAGACATCTACATAGGCAACCTGGCCATGGCTGACCTGACCTTCGTGCTGACTCTGCCACTGTGGGCAGTGTACACTGCATTGGGCTACCACTGGCCCTTCGGTGTGGCCCTCTGCAAGATCAGCAGCTACGTGGTGCTGCTCAACATGTACGCCAGCGTCTTCTGCCTCACCGCCATGAGCTTTGACCGCTACCTGGCCATCGTGCACTCTCTGTCCAGCACCCAGCTGCGTACCCGTGGCCACATGCAGGCCTCCCTGACAGCCATCTGGCTCCTCTCCGGCCTACTGGCTGCCCCCACACTCATCTTCCGCACCACCAAGGATGACGAGAGCAGCGACCTCATCTCCTGTGGCATGGACTTCAGCCTGGTGTTGGGTGGGGGTAATCAAACAATCAGTCAATCAAATGAATTGAAGCAGAAGGAGTCCATGTGGATCGCAGGGCTCAGCATCTCCTCCTCTGCCCTGGGCTTCCTCCTACCCTTCCTGGCCATGATGGTGTGCTACTGCTTCATCGGCTGCACCGTGACACGCCACTTCAACAGCCTGCGTaaggaggaccagaggaagaggcgTCTGCTGAAGATCATCACCACCCTGGTGGTTGTGTTTGCTGCCTGCTGGATGCCCTTCCACGTACTGAAGAGCGCTGATGCCCTCTCCTACCTGAACCTGGCTCCAAACACCTGCGCCTTCCTCCGCTTCCTCCTGCTGGCCCACCCTTATGCTACCTGCCTGGCCTACGTCAACAGCTGCCTCAATCCCTTCCTGTATGCCTTCTTCGACCTGCGCTTCCGTTCCCAGTGCCTCTGTCTGCTCAACCTGAAGAAGGCCATGCACACCAGCCCCGGCAGCTCCATGTCCTCCCAGAAGACAGAGGCCCAGTCGCTGGCCACTAAGGTGTGA